One Lysinibacillus fusiformis genomic window carries:
- a CDS encoding teichoic acid D-Ala incorporation-associated protein DltX, translated as MQSIKKNEHLRFIGLTLFYFIILVLLFLIHGFHDMNAGPFIYTEF; from the coding sequence ATGCAATCCATCAAAAAAAATGAGCATCTACGTTTTATAGGATTGACACTGTTTTATTTCATCATCTTGGTATTACTGTTTTTAATTCATGGCTTCCATGATATGAACGCTGGGCCATTTATATATACGGAATTTTAG
- the smpB gene encoding SsrA-binding protein SmpB: protein MAKGTGKVLAQNKKAGHDYFIEETIEAGMVLTGTEIKSIRTGKVQLKDSYVRISGGEAWISNMHVSPFDKGNRFNHDPLRSRKLLLHKKQIGELVGAVKRDGYTIVPLKMYIKDGYAKLLIGVGKGKKDYDKRNDMRKKEAKREMERVFKAKNQV, encoded by the coding sequence ATGGCAAAAGGTACTGGAAAAGTATTAGCACAAAACAAAAAGGCAGGGCATGACTACTTCATTGAAGAGACGATTGAAGCAGGTATGGTCCTAACTGGGACAGAGATTAAATCAATTCGTACGGGCAAAGTCCAATTAAAGGACTCCTACGTCCGTATCAGTGGTGGCGAAGCATGGATTAGCAACATGCATGTCAGTCCATTTGACAAAGGAAATCGTTTCAACCACGACCCACTGCGCTCCCGTAAATTGCTCCTACATAAAAAGCAAATCGGCGAGCTAGTCGGTGCAGTAAAACGTGACGGCTACACGATTGTCCCTCTGAAAATGTATATTAAGGACGGCTATGCCAAGCTCCTAATTGGCGTTGGTAAAGGGAAGAAAGACTACGATAAGCGGAACGACATGCGCAAAAAAGAAGCAAAACGCGAAATGGAACGTGTTTTCAAGGCAAAAAATCAAGTTTAA
- the dltC gene encoding D-alanine--poly(phosphoribitol) ligase subunit 2, whose protein sequence is MEKQQILEMLVDLCEDDVVLENPDIDLFEEGLLDSFGTINLLVEIENRFEISVPITDFDREEWNTPNRIAAKLAERQ, encoded by the coding sequence ATGGAAAAACAACAAATACTAGAAATGCTCGTAGACTTATGTGAGGACGATGTAGTATTAGAGAACCCTGACATTGATTTATTTGAAGAAGGACTTCTTGATTCTTTCGGTACTATCAATCTATTAGTAGAAATTGAAAACCGCTTTGAAATCTCTGTGCCCATCACAGATTTTGATCGTGAGGAATGGAACACGCCAAATCGTATTGCTGCGAAATTAGCTGAAAGACAATGA
- the secG gene encoding preprotein translocase subunit SecG, translated as MHTVVLVSLVVVSLALIVVVLLQSSKSAGLSGAISGGAEQLFGKQKARGMDLILHRATIVLAVLFFILAIAITKI; from the coding sequence ATGCATACAGTAGTATTAGTATCATTAGTTGTCGTATCATTAGCATTGATTGTTGTTGTATTACTTCAATCAAGTAAAAGTGCAGGCTTGTCAGGTGCCATCTCGGGTGGAGCTGAACAACTATTTGGAAAACAAAAAGCACGTGGTATGGATTTAATTCTTCACCGTGCAACAATTGTGTTAGCAGTATTATTTTTTATTTTAGCAATCGCTATTACAAAAATCTAA
- a CDS encoding DUF5050 domain-containing protein, with translation MKNKISLLLFLCLVSILVACADDVDTTLVADSPVTEESTGELKHPESKALSTTISTNNLFSTTLYDEDPALLQFIQKVEKHIANFEQDFGVTYTGKLKGEDFEQQLNDMTSLLSYVNPYTAGYFLDYEWTYWGEDKKLSVEFNITYLTDAKKEAQIDAYVNKFAHTYISNDMNDFERAKAVNDYVVLLATYTEDGATEGQTVYELIQDGTGVCQAYALLAYRLFLAADLETDYVYGYSDDELHAWNLVNVDGDWYHVDTTWNDVDASEPYAVSYAYFLLNDEKLRSDHLWQTENYHAATNDAYAFMHDMWYADTENNVIYYNSIHDGKVYKYDLTTNVNQQITETSCYYLAVHHDAIYCSDYDNGGYLTKIISSDGSKEVLLEQEVLNLHTENDVLYYKTIDGEVMEEGL, from the coding sequence ATGAAGAATAAAATATCGCTACTACTATTCCTTTGTCTAGTAAGCATACTTGTTGCTTGTGCAGATGATGTCGATACCACTCTAGTGGCAGATTCACCAGTTACTGAAGAATCTACTGGAGAGCTAAAGCACCCTGAAAGTAAAGCATTATCCACAACGATTTCAACCAATAATCTTTTTTCTACCACATTATATGACGAAGATCCTGCACTGCTTCAATTCATCCAAAAAGTAGAAAAGCATATTGCAAATTTTGAACAAGATTTTGGAGTAACATATACAGGTAAACTGAAGGGCGAAGATTTTGAGCAGCAACTTAATGATATGACGAGTTTACTCTCCTATGTTAACCCTTATACTGCAGGTTATTTCCTTGATTATGAGTGGACTTATTGGGGGGAAGATAAAAAACTTTCTGTTGAATTTAACATAACCTATTTAACAGATGCAAAAAAGGAAGCACAGATTGATGCGTATGTTAATAAATTTGCACATACATACATTTCAAATGATATGAACGATTTTGAACGAGCAAAGGCCGTGAATGATTACGTCGTTTTGTTAGCCACTTATACAGAAGACGGCGCTACAGAAGGTCAGACCGTTTATGAGCTCATTCAAGATGGCACAGGCGTTTGTCAAGCCTACGCATTATTAGCATATCGTTTATTTTTGGCAGCTGATCTTGAGACTGATTACGTATATGGCTATAGTGACGACGAATTACATGCCTGGAATTTAGTGAACGTCGATGGCGATTGGTACCATGTCGATACAACATGGAATGACGTTGATGCAAGTGAACCTTATGCAGTTTCCTACGCATACTTTTTATTAAATGATGAAAAACTAAGGTCAGATCATCTTTGGCAAACTGAAAATTATCATGCTGCAACAAATGATGCTTATGCTTTTATGCATGATATGTGGTATGCAGATACGGAAAATAACGTGATTTACTATAACAGTATTCATGATGGCAAAGTTTATAAGTATGATTTAACAACGAATGTCAATCAGCAAATTACAGAAACTTCGTGTTACTATTTAGCTGTTCATCATGATGCTATCTATTGTAGTGACTATGATAATGGTGGCTATTTAACAAAAATCATTTCGAGTGATGGTAGTAAGGAAGTTTTGCTTGAACAGGAAGTACTTAATTTGCACACGGAAAATGATGTACTTTACTATAAAACAATAGATGGTGAGGTTATGGAAGAAGGACTTTGA
- the dltA gene encoding D-alanine--poly(phosphoribitol) ligase subunit DltA — protein sequence MLSVIAAIRDVALQNPNHPAYQTNNASITYGELWDYSDCLAHHIMALALKRQQPIIVYGHMSPLQLVAFLGTVKSGHPYVPVDSSTPVERLQVIIEASEACLLLTTEELTTSLSIPVVAVSDCVTQKTNTTIQPTTWVKDQEIHYIIYTSGSTGKPKGVQITADNLAHFVAWMNEHFPLQQSGVFLNQAPYSFDLSVMDLYPALVGGHTLYAITHNQISNPKSLFDDLAGSGIGVWTSTPSFAKMCLMNKDWHQGLMPALNTFLFCGEVLPKTVVKELMLRFPQASIFNLYGPTETTVAVSFVEVTKELLQRFEQLPIAPMSEPNLSLHENGEIIISGPTVSAGYLGAPELTSKAFPSIEGSRVYKTGDIGYEKDGYLFFAGRKDFQVKLHGYRLEIEEIEKQVGDLTPVNGCVVIPVLKGDDIVSLSAFIVLREPLQESAFQMTKQLKTLLSDRLPSYMIPKKFIYIDSLPLNTNGKVDRKGLAVMEKV from the coding sequence ATGTTAAGTGTAATAGCCGCCATTCGAGATGTTGCCCTACAAAACCCCAATCATCCAGCTTACCAAACCAATAATGCGTCAATAACATATGGTGAACTTTGGGATTACTCGGATTGTTTAGCACATCATATAATGGCACTAGCATTAAAAAGACAACAGCCTATTATTGTTTACGGGCATATGTCCCCTTTACAGCTTGTTGCTTTTTTAGGCACCGTTAAATCTGGGCATCCTTATGTACCTGTCGATTCATCTACACCAGTGGAGCGCCTTCAAGTTATTATAGAAGCATCTGAGGCTTGCCTGTTACTTACTACAGAGGAATTAACTACGTCCCTATCAATTCCTGTAGTAGCAGTAAGCGACTGTGTGACACAAAAAACAAACACGACAATTCAGCCTACCACTTGGGTAAAAGATCAGGAAATTCATTACATCATTTACACATCAGGCTCTACAGGAAAGCCAAAAGGTGTCCAAATTACAGCAGATAATTTAGCTCATTTTGTAGCTTGGATGAATGAGCACTTCCCTTTACAACAATCAGGTGTATTTCTAAATCAAGCGCCTTACTCTTTTGATCTGTCTGTGATGGATCTGTATCCTGCACTAGTTGGAGGACACACGCTTTACGCCATCACACATAATCAAATTTCAAATCCAAAATCTTTATTCGATGATTTAGCGGGCTCTGGTATAGGTGTTTGGACTTCTACCCCGTCCTTTGCCAAAATGTGTTTGATGAACAAGGATTGGCATCAGGGATTAATGCCAGCTTTAAATACATTCTTGTTCTGTGGCGAGGTTTTACCGAAAACAGTCGTAAAAGAGTTAATGCTACGCTTCCCACAAGCATCTATTTTCAATTTATATGGACCGACCGAAACAACAGTTGCAGTTTCATTCGTCGAAGTAACAAAAGAACTTCTGCAACGATTTGAACAGTTACCGATTGCTCCTATGTCTGAGCCTAATTTATCTTTACACGAAAATGGTGAGATTATCATATCGGGTCCAACTGTGAGTGCAGGCTATCTTGGCGCACCCGAATTAACATCAAAGGCATTCCCTTCAATAGAGGGCTCTCGTGTTTATAAAACGGGGGATATAGGCTATGAAAAAGATGGTTATCTATTCTTTGCAGGTCGAAAGGACTTTCAGGTGAAATTGCATGGCTATCGATTAGAGATTGAAGAGATTGAAAAACAGGTTGGTGATTTAACGCCTGTTAACGGTTGTGTGGTCATACCCGTGTTAAAAGGTGATGACATTGTCTCGCTAAGTGCTTTTATCGTTCTCCGCGAACCGCTTCAAGAATCAGCATTCCAGATGACGAAACAGCTTAAAACATTATTATCGGATCGTTTACCTTCTTATATGATTCCAAAAAAATTCATATACATTGACTCATTACCCTTAAATACAAACGGTAAGGTTGATCGTAAAGGATTGGCGGTTATGGAGAAAGTATGA
- the rnr gene encoding ribonuclease R, giving the protein MTENKDSLQSRLLDFFGEEEYKPLTVGEIEDKFGFEDAEEFKELVKTLVRLEGQGLVVRSRSNRYGLPERMNLMRGKFIGHAKGFGFVAPDIEGMDDVFIPPHEVNGAINGDTVLIRVLKESFGDRREGTITKVVERGQTKFVGTFQANRGFGFVVLDDKKLPMDIFIAKGDTLGAVDGHKVVVEIATWPEDLKSATGFITKILGHKNDPGVDILSILYKHDIPPEFPDEVITAAQRVPDEIAEADLAGRRDLRHETIVTIDGADAKDLDDAVTVTKNVDGTYKLGVHIADVSYYVTQGSVLDIEAYDRATSVYLTDRVIPMIPHRLSNGICSLNPQVDRLTLSCEMIIDANGNVIAHEIFQSVIKTTERMTYTDVYKILEEQDEALIARYEPLVPMFKNMAELSKILRHKREMRGAIDFDFKESKVIVDEDGWPVDIELRERTVAEKLIEDFMLAANETVAEHFHWMNVPFLYRIHEDPKPEKLQRFFEFVTNFGILIKGTGNTVHPKALQEVLMAIEGMPEEPVISTMLLRSMQQAKYYPESIGHFGLSTDFYTHFTSPIRRYPDLVVHRLIRTYLINKDTSRETVAQWSMAMDEIADHTSERERRAVDAERDTDALKKAQYMSDKIGEEFEGIVSSITNFGMFIELPNTIEGLVHISNMTDDYYRFDDRQMIMIGERTNRQFRIGDEVTVRVANVIVEESSIDFEIVGMVTSFGRTRKTTPTVIHARKNYNDNKDGRSSRKGRRDDDKSGRGDASKRGDSSKRGDSSKRNDSSKSGERRESDRDPRGRRKDGSSPGPKKGIKQKQKFYEGVAKKGKKKKSKR; this is encoded by the coding sequence ATGACAGAAAATAAAGATTCACTACAAAGTCGTTTACTCGATTTTTTCGGTGAAGAAGAATATAAGCCATTAACAGTTGGTGAAATCGAGGACAAATTTGGCTTTGAGGATGCTGAAGAATTTAAAGAATTAGTCAAAACGCTTGTGCGTCTGGAAGGACAGGGTTTAGTAGTCCGTTCTCGTTCAAATCGTTATGGCTTACCAGAGCGTATGAACTTAATGCGTGGTAAATTTATCGGGCATGCAAAGGGATTTGGCTTTGTGGCACCTGATATTGAAGGAATGGATGATGTGTTTATTCCACCGCATGAAGTAAATGGTGCGATTAATGGAGATACGGTGCTTATTCGTGTTTTAAAGGAATCATTTGGTGATCGCCGTGAAGGAACAATTACCAAGGTAGTTGAACGTGGCCAAACGAAATTTGTTGGTACATTCCAAGCAAATCGAGGTTTTGGCTTCGTTGTGTTAGACGATAAAAAACTACCAATGGATATTTTCATCGCAAAGGGTGACACATTAGGGGCTGTTGATGGGCATAAAGTTGTCGTAGAAATTGCAACATGGCCAGAAGATCTAAAATCAGCAACAGGCTTTATTACAAAAATTCTAGGGCATAAAAATGATCCAGGTGTGGACATTCTATCGATTTTGTATAAACATGACATTCCACCTGAGTTCCCAGACGAAGTGATTACAGCTGCACAAAGAGTGCCAGATGAAATTGCAGAAGCGGATTTAGCAGGACGCCGAGATTTACGTCATGAAACGATTGTCACAATTGATGGAGCAGATGCAAAAGACTTAGATGATGCGGTGACAGTAACGAAAAATGTGGACGGTACTTACAAACTTGGTGTACATATTGCAGATGTTAGCTACTATGTAACACAAGGTTCCGTGCTAGATATCGAAGCATACGATCGTGCGACAAGTGTATATTTAACAGACCGCGTTATTCCGATGATCCCACATCGATTATCGAATGGTATTTGTTCATTAAATCCACAGGTAGATCGTTTAACGCTGTCCTGTGAAATGATTATTGATGCGAATGGTAATGTTATTGCGCATGAAATTTTCCAAAGTGTTATTAAAACTACGGAACGTATGACGTACACAGACGTCTACAAGATATTAGAGGAGCAGGACGAAGCGCTTATTGCTCGTTATGAACCCCTTGTGCCAATGTTTAAAAACATGGCCGAGCTATCTAAAATTTTACGCCATAAACGTGAAATGCGTGGCGCAATCGACTTCGACTTTAAGGAGTCAAAGGTAATCGTCGATGAGGATGGTTGGCCAGTCGATATCGAGTTGCGTGAACGTACTGTAGCAGAGAAATTAATCGAAGATTTCATGCTAGCAGCCAACGAAACAGTTGCCGAACATTTCCACTGGATGAATGTTCCGTTCTTATATCGTATACACGAAGATCCAAAGCCAGAAAAGCTACAACGCTTCTTTGAATTTGTCACGAACTTCGGTATCTTAATTAAAGGTACAGGTAATACCGTACATCCAAAGGCATTACAAGAAGTCTTAATGGCAATTGAAGGCATGCCAGAGGAGCCTGTTATTTCAACAATGCTCTTACGTTCGATGCAACAGGCAAAATACTATCCTGAAAGCATAGGTCACTTTGGTCTATCGACGGATTTCTATACGCATTTCACTTCACCGATTCGTCGTTATCCTGACTTAGTGGTACACCGTTTAATCCGTACGTATTTAATTAATAAGGATACGTCACGAGAGACAGTTGCACAGTGGAGCATGGCTATGGATGAAATTGCTGATCATACTTCTGAGCGTGAACGTCGTGCTGTTGATGCAGAACGCGATACAGATGCATTGAAGAAAGCACAATATATGTCCGATAAAATCGGTGAAGAGTTTGAGGGCATTGTTTCTTCCATTACGAACTTTGGGATGTTCATTGAGCTACCAAATACAATTGAAGGACTTGTGCATATCAGCAATATGACGGATGACTATTACCGCTTCGATGATCGTCAAATGATCATGATCGGTGAGCGTACAAATCGTCAATTCCGTATTGGGGATGAAGTCACAGTACGAGTTGCAAATGTCATCGTTGAGGAATCATCGATTGACTTCGAAATCGTAGGAATGGTCACGTCTTTTGGACGTACTCGGAAAACAACGCCGACTGTTATTCATGCTCGTAAAAACTATAACGACAACAAAGATGGACGTAGTAGCCGCAAAGGGCGTCGAGATGATGATAAATCAGGACGTGGTGATGCTTCTAAACGTGGCGACTCAAGCAAACGCGGTGACTCCTCTAAACGTAACGACTCATCAAAATCTGGAGAGCGACGTGAAAGTGACCGCGATCCACGTGGTCGTCGCAAAGATGGCTCAAGCCCAGGTCCTAAAAAAGGCATAAAACAAAAACAAAAGTTCTACGAAGGCGTCGCGAAAAAAGGCAAAAAGAAAAAATCAAAACGATGA
- a CDS encoding alkaline phosphatase has protein sequence MKYSKKWSSLFLASAITLSSLSITQPAVQAAEVKKPTNVIMLVMDGSSNNAVTLSRWYKGEALAMDEILTGAMRTYSAESAITDSAPAATALATGHKSNDKYVGVLPSVINSPGLEQIAKEDGFKPVANVLEGAKQQGKSTGLISTSEIQHATPAGFSAHVNNRSQYGDIAEQQVYQNIDVVLGGGLESLSPGTTKNARKDGENLLNVLQEKNYAIVKTRDELLNSQSAKIWGSFAPSALAYDLDRAKTRASEPTLAEMTNKAIDTLKKDEDGFFLFVEGSKVDWAAHANDTIGMISDILSFDDAVKEAIDFAKEDGNTMVIAVTDHGNSGITMGNANTTNTYSSIPVSAYIDPLKKATMTIEGALSQLKEDKSNLVEVATLYGLDNLTEAELSTLKSAKDLGSEMVKMLANRANIGFTTGGHTGEDVFLYSFGPSKLTGLVENTDLAHAMAQFMDFDLAKLTDNLYKPATKELTAKGFTTKIDLADAENPKFVAKKGDMTVTIPVNKNIVIYDQISANGDVTSKTQTFDTINVYNGSEFYISEKVLTTLK, from the coding sequence ATGAAATACTCAAAAAAATGGAGCTCATTGTTTTTAGCAAGTGCTATTACCTTATCATCGCTTAGCATTACTCAGCCAGCAGTACAAGCAGCAGAGGTGAAGAAACCAACGAACGTTATTATGCTGGTGATGGATGGTAGTAGTAATAATGCCGTCACTCTTTCCCGTTGGTATAAAGGTGAAGCCTTGGCAATGGACGAAATTTTAACGGGTGCTATGCGTACGTACTCTGCTGAATCAGCTATCACAGACTCAGCTCCTGCCGCAACGGCGTTAGCAACTGGACATAAATCCAATGATAAATATGTTGGTGTTTTACCATCTGTCATTAACTCCCCAGGGCTAGAACAGATTGCGAAAGAAGATGGCTTTAAACCAGTAGCCAATGTATTAGAAGGTGCAAAGCAACAGGGTAAGTCAACTGGCTTGATTTCCACTTCTGAAATTCAACATGCAACACCAGCAGGTTTTTCTGCTCATGTTAACAATAGAAGTCAATACGGTGACATAGCTGAGCAACAGGTTTATCAAAACATTGATGTCGTATTAGGTGGCGGCTTAGAATCGCTCTCACCAGGAACGACTAAGAATGCTCGTAAAGATGGCGAAAATTTGCTGAACGTCCTACAAGAGAAGAATTACGCGATTGTTAAAACACGCGATGAGCTACTAAATAGCCAATCAGCTAAAATTTGGGGCAGTTTTGCACCAAGTGCTCTTGCCTATGATTTAGACCGTGCGAAAACGAGAGCCTCTGAGCCAACTCTTGCTGAAATGACCAACAAAGCAATTGATACGCTAAAAAAAGATGAGGACGGTTTCTTCTTATTTGTAGAAGGTAGTAAGGTAGACTGGGCAGCACATGCCAACGATACGATTGGCATGATTAGTGATATTTTATCATTCGATGATGCTGTCAAAGAAGCAATTGATTTCGCTAAAGAAGACGGGAACACAATGGTCATTGCTGTAACAGACCACGGCAATAGCGGTATTACGATGGGCAATGCCAATACTACAAACACGTATTCAAGCATACCTGTTTCTGCCTATATTGACCCATTGAAAAAAGCAACGATGACAATTGAAGGTGCGCTCAGTCAATTAAAAGAAGACAAATCAAATCTGGTAGAAGTCGCTACATTATATGGTTTAGACAATTTAACGGAAGCAGAGCTGTCAACGTTAAAATCAGCTAAAGACTTAGGCAGTGAAATGGTAAAAATGCTCGCTAACCGTGCAAACATCGGCTTTACAACTGGCGGTCATACTGGCGAGGATGTATTCTTGTACTCATTCGGTCCATCAAAATTAACTGGTCTTGTAGAAAATACTGATTTAGCACATGCAATGGCTCAGTTTATGGACTTTGATTTAGCAAAGCTTACGGACAATTTATACAAACCTGCAACGAAGGAATTAACAGCAAAAGGCTTCACAACAAAAATTGATTTAGCTGATGCAGAGAACCCAAAATTTGTTGCTAAAAAAGGTGATATGACTGTAACTATTCCAGTTAACAAGAATATAGTGATTTATGATCAAATTTCAGCGAATGGCGATGTAACTTCAAAAACACAAACTTTTGATACAATCAATGTATACAATGGCTCAGAATTCTACATTTCCGAAAAAGTTTTAACTACGCTAAAGTGA
- a CDS encoding alpha/beta hydrolase, which translates to MNKSLSQPFFFQAGSRAVLLLHGFTGSSADVRMLGRFLEKKGYTTLAPHYKGHGVEPEELIITSPADWWQDVVVAYQQLQEAGYQEIAVAGLSLGGVMALNVALNHPVKGIITMCAPMTMRTTDVMFEGVLKYAKDYKKFEGKNEAQIDAEVSLIAEKGMPSLQDLRDFIAQTRKEIDMIYAPIFIVQATNDEVIETESANIIYNQTESLEKHIKWYENSKHVITLDQEKDQLHEDIYGFLESLNWAD; encoded by the coding sequence ATGAACAAATCACTATCACAGCCATTTTTCTTTCAAGCAGGGTCGCGTGCGGTACTATTACTGCATGGATTTACGGGTAGCTCCGCAGATGTGCGTATGCTTGGACGATTTTTAGAGAAAAAAGGGTATACTACATTAGCACCTCATTATAAAGGTCACGGTGTGGAACCTGAGGAACTAATCATAACAAGCCCAGCGGACTGGTGGCAGGATGTTGTAGTCGCCTATCAACAATTACAGGAAGCGGGTTATCAAGAAATTGCCGTAGCGGGACTTTCACTGGGTGGGGTAATGGCATTAAATGTAGCCCTTAATCATCCTGTAAAGGGCATTATTACGATGTGTGCACCGATGACAATGCGGACTACCGATGTTATGTTCGAAGGTGTATTAAAATATGCAAAAGACTATAAAAAATTTGAAGGAAAAAATGAAGCACAAATTGATGCTGAAGTTTCTTTAATTGCAGAGAAAGGAATGCCTTCTTTGCAAGACTTACGTGACTTTATAGCACAGACACGTAAAGAAATCGATATGATTTATGCCCCAATTTTTATCGTTCAAGCTACAAATGATGAGGTAATTGAGACAGAATCTGCCAACATTATATATAATCAAACTGAGTCACTTGAAAAACACATCAAGTGGTATGAAAACTCAAAGCATGTTATTACATTAGACCAGGAAAAAGATCAATTACATGAAGATATTTATGGTTTTTTAGAAAGCTTAAATTGGGCAGACTAA
- the dltB gene encoding D-alanyl-lipoteichoic acid biosynthesis protein DltB, with the protein MTPYGNIVFFILISFLLIPTILLGLSGKSAKRYNIFISIIILAIIFGHSINGTVSLVLFTLFQLVLIITYQKYRLQKNSGVVFVIAVVLSIFPLVLVKVLPILGLHHLFGFLGVSYITFKAVQMILETRDGLIKDKISMVELAYFLLFFPTVSSGPIDRWRRFYKDMHTVPSANDYQKLLLSGINFIFVGFLYKFILAYLIYNYTLIYLPNHTYNYLTPFQGHIAYMYMYSFYLFFDFAGYSAFAVGVSRIMGIQTPINFNRPFTSRNIKDFWNRWHMSLSFWFRDYVYMRFVLWMTKKKWIQNKYTISYIGFFLLFFLMGIWHGLEWHYVVYGLYHALLIISFDKFERWNKKHKRWPKNKWTQAIGVFITFNAVCFGFYIFSGQLF; encoded by the coding sequence ATGACGCCCTATGGAAATATAGTTTTTTTCATTTTAATTAGCTTTTTGCTAATACCTACCATTCTGTTAGGTTTAAGCGGAAAATCAGCCAAACGCTATAATATTTTTATTTCAATAATCATTTTAGCCATTATTTTTGGTCATTCAATCAATGGTACTGTGTCACTTGTACTCTTCACATTATTTCAGTTAGTACTGATAATCACTTACCAAAAGTATCGATTGCAAAAAAACAGTGGTGTTGTCTTTGTCATAGCCGTAGTACTATCAATTTTCCCACTGGTGCTTGTGAAGGTGCTACCAATTCTAGGACTTCATCATTTGTTTGGTTTTCTTGGTGTTTCCTATATTACATTTAAAGCTGTGCAAATGATTTTAGAAACACGTGATGGCCTGATAAAAGACAAAATTTCTATGGTGGAACTTGCATACTTCTTATTGTTCTTTCCAACAGTATCATCTGGTCCAATTGATCGCTGGCGACGCTTCTATAAAGATATGCACACAGTGCCTTCTGCTAATGATTATCAAAAGCTACTGTTAAGTGGCATTAATTTTATATTTGTAGGTTTTCTTTATAAATTTATTTTAGCTTACCTCATTTATAATTATACGCTTATATATTTACCCAACCATACGTATAACTATTTGACACCTTTTCAAGGACATATAGCGTATATGTATATGTATAGTTTTTATTTATTTTTCGATTTTGCAGGTTACAGTGCATTTGCTGTTGGTGTCAGTCGCATTATGGGCATTCAAACACCTATTAACTTTAACCGACCATTTACAAGTCGTAATATTAAAGATTTTTGGAATCGCTGGCATATGAGCCTTTCCTTCTGGTTTAGGGATTATGTCTATATGCGCTTTGTGCTGTGGATGACGAAAAAAAAATGGATACAAAACAAATACACCATTTCGTATATCGGCTTCTTTTTATTGTTCTTTTTAATGGGTATTTGGCACGGACTAGAATGGCACTATGTTGTGTACGGACTCTATCATGCCCTGTTAATTATTAGCTTCGATAAATTTGAACGCTGGAACAAAAAACATAAGCGTTGGCCGAAAAATAAATGGACACAAGCAATTGGCGTATTCATCACGTTTAATGCGGTTTGTTTTGGGTTCTATATCTTTTCAGGTCAATTATTTTAA